Proteins from a genomic interval of Sandaracinaceae bacterium:
- a CDS encoding alginate export family protein — protein sequence MRLATLLLALCTASAAHAQTPERGTRTEQNVIREGELWLSPILRVRERGEVRLSNYEYQLGLDEPVVDDFDRFRVEHRVWAGADARWRMFRAVLVLRDARRFGETGELASSTDLFQAFGEVAFDEGWLRVGRQEIRWGHQRLIGAAPWGAGISFDAVRGRVDLGGLSFDAFGAWLLNQPTFVSSSLPPQEHPGRLLFGLRAQAVVSPALVLEPTVLYRYDGYAGAGLGGLGGLAGVGAVDPHLGTGAIRAHGVHGGFFYDVEAMAQIGEKVEAGDIHLAFAGAGWAGYRFAGALRFELRGGGSFGTGPGDDVDLFDNLFPANHARYGIIDYASLANMGSAFLRVRVAPQGTKLAVWLDAHGFALPESQGPWRGQNGRLLGQSAANGEHLLGLELDLVANWRPSPAISVQGGYSVFLPGPAAENLGHDELSQFFYLMLDLRLP from the coding sequence ATGCGCCTCGCCACGCTGCTCCTCGCCCTCTGCACCGCCAGCGCCGCGCACGCCCAGACGCCGGAGCGCGGGACGCGCACGGAGCAAAACGTGATCCGCGAAGGCGAGCTCTGGCTCTCGCCGATCCTGCGGGTGCGGGAGCGCGGCGAGGTCCGGCTGAGCAACTACGAGTACCAGCTCGGCCTCGACGAGCCCGTCGTCGACGACTTCGATCGCTTCCGGGTCGAGCACCGGGTCTGGGCGGGGGCCGACGCGCGCTGGCGCATGTTCCGCGCGGTGCTCGTGCTGCGAGACGCGCGCCGCTTCGGCGAGACCGGAGAGCTCGCCTCCTCGACCGATCTCTTCCAGGCGTTCGGCGAGGTCGCGTTCGACGAGGGCTGGCTCCGCGTCGGGCGGCAGGAGATCCGATGGGGTCATCAGCGTCTGATCGGCGCGGCGCCCTGGGGCGCGGGCATCTCGTTCGACGCGGTGCGCGGCCGGGTCGATCTGGGCGGCCTGAGCTTCGACGCCTTCGGCGCCTGGTTGTTGAACCAGCCCACGTTCGTGTCCTCGTCCCTCCCGCCTCAGGAGCACCCGGGACGGCTGCTCTTCGGCCTGCGCGCCCAGGCCGTGGTGTCCCCGGCCCTCGTGCTCGAGCCGACCGTGCTCTACCGCTACGACGGCTACGCCGGAGCCGGGCTCGGGGGGCTCGGGGGCCTCGCCGGGGTCGGCGCGGTCGACCCTCACCTGGGCACGGGCGCCATCCGCGCGCACGGCGTCCACGGCGGCTTCTTCTACGACGTCGAGGCGATGGCGCAGATCGGCGAGAAGGTCGAGGCGGGCGACATCCACCTCGCCTTCGCGGGCGCGGGCTGGGCCGGCTACCGCTTCGCCGGCGCGCTCCGCTTCGAGCTGCGCGGCGGCGGCTCCTTCGGCACGGGGCCGGGCGACGACGTCGACCTCTTCGACAACCTCTTTCCCGCCAACCACGCGCGCTACGGCATCATCGACTACGCGTCCCTCGCGAACATGGGCAGCGCGTTCCTGCGCGTCCGCGTCGCCCCCCAGGGCACGAAGCTCGCCGTCTGGCTCGACGCGCACGGCTTCGCGCTGCCCGAGTCGCAGGGCCCGTGGCGCGGCCAGAACGGCCGGCTCCTCGGCCAGAGCGCGGCGAACGGCGAGCACCTGCTCGGCCTCGAGCTCGACCTGGTCGCCAACTGGCGCCCCAGCCCCGCCATCTCTGTCCAGGGCGGCTACTCGGTCTTCCTGCCCGGGCCCGCGGCCGAGAACCTCGGGCACGACGAGCTCAGCCAGTTCTTCTATCTGATGCTCGATCTGCGCCTCCCCTGA
- a CDS encoding ABC transporter ATP-binding protein — protein MAEPPRSTARQIRLLWRNVRRAIGIAWKVEPGLTGRYVAASIVNAVLPVAIAWVGKQIVDSVVAAIDAPGHPTEDALTWVAVELGLILLTHTSGQYLGYASQLLRTRLALHVDAFIFEKTLSLSLKHFEDPKLMDVVERARKESSWRPLEMITQGLSLGRSVLTLTGYCALLLSFSVWAVLALLLASLPFLADTRFAAGQYAMRVRRTQDERRAYYLQQLLTADYHVKEIKLFALGSWLLGKHRALFERFYEEDREFARKRGAAVTVFGALSVLVFYGIYVVIVGQTAAGVITLGSMTLYLTVFRQGQRDFQGAMLSLARAYEDNLYMENLFELLAVESDDVARVAPAEAKLDASGPSITFEDVEFRYPGSDRTALSAIDLEIRAGETIALVGPNGAGKTSLIKLLVGLYPPTRGRVLIDGEDIASLDPGELRARIGVLFQDFVHYHFTVQENVGLGWMPEIDDRARAKEAAEMAGADATIEGLPDGYDAMLGRWFGGEELSVGQWQRLALARAFMRKSKILVLDEPTAALDAEGEHEIFERFAELKKDATAILITHRFSSVPMADRIVVLDDGRVVETGTHAELLAEGGLYARMWNLQAKSYLEAGVRTPS, from the coding sequence GTGGCCGAGCCGCCGAGAAGCACCGCGCGCCAGATCCGCCTCCTGTGGCGGAACGTGCGGCGCGCGATCGGCATCGCCTGGAAGGTCGAGCCCGGCCTGACGGGGCGCTACGTCGCGGCGTCGATCGTCAACGCCGTGCTCCCGGTCGCCATCGCCTGGGTCGGCAAGCAGATCGTCGACTCGGTCGTCGCGGCGATCGACGCCCCGGGCCACCCGACCGAGGACGCGCTGACCTGGGTCGCGGTGGAGCTCGGCCTGATCCTGCTGACCCACACGTCGGGGCAGTACCTCGGCTACGCCTCCCAGCTCCTCCGCACGCGGCTCGCGCTCCACGTCGACGCGTTCATCTTCGAGAAGACGCTGTCGTTGAGCCTGAAGCACTTCGAGGACCCGAAGCTGATGGACGTGGTCGAGCGCGCTCGCAAGGAGAGCTCGTGGCGTCCGCTCGAGATGATCACCCAGGGGCTCTCCCTCGGCCGGAGCGTGCTGACCCTGACCGGCTACTGCGCGCTGCTGCTCTCGTTCTCGGTCTGGGCGGTGCTCGCGCTCCTGCTCGCGAGCCTGCCGTTCCTCGCCGACACGCGCTTCGCGGCCGGGCAGTACGCGATGCGCGTGCGGCGCACCCAGGACGAGCGGCGCGCGTACTACCTGCAGCAGCTGCTGACCGCCGACTACCACGTGAAGGAGATCAAGCTCTTCGCGCTCGGCAGCTGGCTGCTCGGCAAGCACCGCGCGCTCTTCGAGCGCTTCTACGAGGAGGATCGCGAGTTCGCCCGCAAGCGCGGCGCGGCGGTGACCGTGTTCGGGGCGCTGAGCGTGCTGGTCTTCTACGGCATCTACGTCGTCATCGTCGGGCAGACCGCGGCGGGCGTGATCACGCTGGGATCCATGACGCTCTACCTGACCGTCTTCCGGCAGGGGCAGCGCGACTTCCAGGGGGCGATGCTGAGCCTCGCGCGCGCCTACGAGGACAACCTCTACATGGAGAACCTCTTCGAGCTGCTCGCGGTGGAGAGCGACGACGTGGCGCGTGTGGCGCCGGCGGAGGCGAAGCTCGACGCGTCCGGTCCGTCGATCACGTTCGAGGACGTGGAGTTCCGCTACCCGGGCTCGGACCGCACGGCGCTGAGCGCGATCGACCTCGAGATCCGCGCGGGCGAGACCATCGCGCTCGTCGGCCCCAACGGCGCGGGCAAGACGAGCCTCATCAAGCTCCTGGTCGGGCTCTACCCTCCCACCCGCGGGCGCGTGCTCATCGACGGTGAGGACATCGCCTCGCTCGATCCGGGCGAGCTGCGGGCGCGCATCGGCGTGCTCTTCCAGGACTTCGTGCACTACCACTTCACCGTCCAGGAGAACGTCGGGCTCGGGTGGATGCCGGAGATCGACGACCGGGCGCGCGCCAAAGAGGCGGCCGAGATGGCGGGCGCGGACGCGACCATCGAGGGCCTGCCCGACGGATACGACGCGATGCTCGGGCGCTGGTTCGGCGGCGAGGAGCTGTCGGTCGGGCAATGGCAGCGCCTCGCGCTCGCCCGCGCCTTCATGCGCAAGAGCAAGATCCTCGTGCTCGACGAGCCGACCGCGGCCCTCGACGCCGAGGGCGAGCACGAGATCTTCGAGCGCTTCGCGGAGCTGAAGAAGGACGCCACCGCGATCCTGATCACGCACCGCTTCAGCTCGGTGCCGATGGCGGATCGCATCGTCGTGCTCGACGACGGCCGGGTGGTGGAGACCGGCACGCACGCGGAGCTGCTCGCCGAGGGCGGCCTCTACGCCCGCATGTGGAACCTCCAGGCGAAGAGCTACCTGGAGGCCGGCGTCAGAACCCCATCATGA
- a CDS encoding glycosyltransferase family 39 protein produces the protein MAIRLPRFLAPRAPREREDGDGRLRSWEWPFAALVSLLAVLWLGHAPLDTPYWWDAAAVYVPGSQWVRDNAFAAVPGVFPSLLGRGHTTLFYVITAGAFSLFGDAPAVGHAVVLIFSVMTLVYSYALGTLLFGRLAGLAAATLTGVAPLYLTISSMVLPEIPLTAFTMACLYEWARGRHLGAMVFGVLVVLTKETGLACACAILGATVLWSWKARQVAWRPLLAAGLAPMVVLGAFFVWQRVAEGWWVLPFHAELFEQEHDYFWSGVHTFSSMALADGRAVALFAALLVGGLRLWQSRETFGAYVPSPGAPPRWAVVAALGLVFLAYQVFFTKMWFLQRYALPAHPCLAILLGAALLPRVWEEAKAYAVVGALAVLATAGFAVERAEAGDDYASGETTFRYLHMVEAHREIFAVLEARADAPLILSSWPLSSELRDPSLGWVERPYEVVGVTGYLDGTDEIQRGRPIEAIVSAHGIGDHDDLVRVAEELGMRRTRRAAVGGAVVDLFEP, from the coding sequence ATGGCGATCCGGCTGCCGCGCTTCCTCGCGCCCAGAGCGCCCCGCGAGCGAGAGGACGGAGACGGGCGCCTGCGCTCGTGGGAGTGGCCGTTCGCCGCGCTCGTCTCGCTCCTCGCCGTGCTCTGGCTCGGCCACGCGCCGCTCGACACGCCCTACTGGTGGGACGCGGCCGCGGTCTACGTGCCCGGCAGCCAGTGGGTGCGCGACAACGCCTTCGCGGCCGTGCCGGGCGTCTTCCCCAGCCTCCTGGGCCGGGGCCACACCACGCTCTTCTACGTCATCACGGCCGGCGCGTTCTCGCTCTTCGGCGACGCGCCCGCGGTCGGTCACGCGGTGGTCCTGATCTTCAGCGTGATGACGCTCGTCTACAGCTACGCGCTGGGCACGCTGCTCTTCGGGCGCCTCGCCGGGCTCGCCGCCGCGACCTTGACCGGCGTGGCGCCGCTCTACCTGACGATCTCGTCGATGGTGTTGCCCGAGATCCCGCTCACCGCCTTCACCATGGCGTGCCTCTACGAGTGGGCGCGGGGGCGGCACCTCGGCGCGATGGTCTTCGGCGTGCTCGTGGTGCTCACCAAGGAGACGGGGCTCGCGTGCGCGTGCGCCATCCTGGGCGCGACCGTGCTCTGGTCGTGGAAGGCGCGCCAGGTCGCGTGGCGCCCGCTCCTCGCCGCGGGCCTCGCGCCGATGGTGGTGCTCGGCGCCTTCTTCGTCTGGCAGCGCGTCGCGGAGGGCTGGTGGGTGCTCCCGTTCCACGCGGAGCTCTTCGAGCAGGAGCACGACTACTTCTGGTCGGGCGTGCACACCTTCTCGTCCATGGCGCTGGCGGACGGGCGCGCGGTGGCGCTCTTCGCGGCGCTGCTCGTGGGCGGGCTGCGCCTCTGGCAGAGCCGCGAGACCTTCGGCGCGTACGTGCCCTCTCCCGGCGCGCCGCCGCGGTGGGCCGTCGTCGCCGCGCTCGGGCTGGTCTTCCTCGCCTACCAGGTCTTCTTCACCAAGATGTGGTTCCTCCAGCGCTACGCGCTGCCCGCGCACCCGTGCCTCGCGATCCTGCTCGGCGCGGCCCTGCTGCCGCGCGTCTGGGAGGAGGCGAAGGCCTACGCCGTGGTCGGCGCGCTCGCCGTGCTCGCCACGGCCGGCTTCGCGGTCGAGCGCGCGGAGGCGGGAGACGACTACGCGAGCGGCGAGACCACGTTCCGCTACCTGCACATGGTCGAGGCGCACCGCGAGATCTTCGCCGTGCTCGAGGCGCGCGCGGACGCGCCCCTGATCTTGTCGAGCTGGCCGCTCTCGTCCGAGCTCCGCGATCCCAGCCTCGGCTGGGTGGAGCGCCCCTACGAGGTGGTCGGCGTCACGGGCTACCTCGACGGCACCGACGAGATCCAGCGCGGCCGCCCCATCGAGGCGATCGTCAGCGCCCACGGCATCGGCGACCACGACGACCTCGTGCGCGTGGCGGAAGAGCTCGGCATGCGGCGCACCCGCCGCGCGGCGGTGGGCGGCGCGGTGGTCGATCTGTTCGAGCCGTGA
- a CDS encoding DUF6270 domain-containing protein: MAPSHRYLTVLGSCGTADSFRAAGWPTFVDEGVRIFDYVGRTAFPSLVTGALREGERQLREVDDTNAWGFAMAKGELDKTHGPKLERGARINQVLVFDVVTSFIFRQLDTEDGRAFLSSWEVEKYFQLDVPHQARFLWELDYEPFRDAAIAFLSRLRDIKPELEIGFHVAPACRNDGVRFKVDVLNDQVDFYYAFCERLARDLEAQVPRMKTLQGETLAQQADPEHPYGRYPFHYRLSYYEAFRAEVKRWLGLPDETVLSPTAAP; this comes from the coding sequence ATGGCTCCCTCGCATCGCTACCTGACCGTGCTCGGCTCCTGCGGCACCGCCGACAGCTTCCGCGCCGCGGGCTGGCCCACCTTCGTCGACGAGGGGGTGCGCATCTTCGACTACGTCGGCCGCACCGCCTTTCCCAGCCTGGTGACCGGGGCGCTGCGCGAGGGCGAGCGGCAGCTCCGCGAGGTCGACGACACGAACGCCTGGGGCTTCGCGATGGCGAAGGGCGAGCTCGACAAGACGCACGGCCCGAAGCTCGAGCGCGGCGCACGCATCAACCAGGTGCTCGTCTTCGACGTCGTGACCAGCTTCATCTTCCGCCAGCTCGACACGGAGGACGGGCGCGCGTTCCTGTCGAGCTGGGAGGTCGAGAAGTACTTCCAGCTGGACGTCCCGCACCAGGCGCGGTTCTTGTGGGAGCTCGACTACGAGCCCTTCCGCGACGCGGCGATCGCGTTCCTGTCGCGCCTGCGGGACATCAAGCCGGAGCTCGAGATCGGCTTTCACGTCGCGCCCGCCTGCCGCAACGACGGCGTGCGCTTCAAGGTCGACGTGCTCAACGACCAGGTCGACTTCTACTACGCGTTCTGCGAGCGGCTCGCCCGCGATCTCGAAGCGCAGGTCCCGCGCATGAAGACGCTCCAGGGGGAGACGCTGGCGCAGCAGGCCGACCCCGAGCACCCCTACGGGCGCTACCCGTTCCACTACCGGCTGAGCTACTACGAGGCCTTCCGCGCCGAGGTGAAGCGCTGGCTCGGCCTGCCCGACGAGACCGTGCTGTCGCCCACCGCGGCGCCGTGA
- a CDS encoding class I SAM-dependent methyltransferase, which translates to MSTEPPSPPETPTAWQPQRVADLYDDDPEIWAEVIGPTHHYHFGIVDPEADPEDAEAHFDFTVRSLYRWIPRGARVLDLGCGWGGAARMLARERDAKMVGVTISAPQVAFYEQHVPGGRCVHADMAQLDIEERFDVGIALESFCHVDLPGASLARIRGHVDRLVLLDHVSTGDSYEVEAWRMRFPSREEFRALVEGAGFRIVHDEENDVPWVTAARYWLRRVRARFPEGPPDGQFRLLHDLCQQLVILDGSPTRSRLIVAE; encoded by the coding sequence GTGAGCACCGAGCCGCCTTCGCCGCCCGAGACTCCGACCGCGTGGCAGCCCCAGCGGGTCGCGGATCTCTACGACGACGACCCCGAGATCTGGGCCGAGGTGATCGGCCCGACCCACCACTATCACTTCGGCATCGTCGATCCGGAGGCCGATCCGGAGGACGCGGAGGCACACTTCGACTTCACCGTCCGCAGCCTCTATCGATGGATCCCGCGCGGCGCGCGAGTGCTGGACCTCGGCTGCGGCTGGGGAGGCGCGGCGCGCATGCTCGCGCGCGAGCGCGACGCGAAGATGGTCGGCGTGACGATCTCCGCGCCGCAGGTCGCCTTCTACGAGCAGCACGTGCCCGGCGGGCGCTGCGTGCACGCGGACATGGCGCAGCTCGACATCGAGGAGCGCTTCGACGTCGGCATCGCGCTCGAATCCTTCTGCCACGTCGACCTCCCGGGCGCCTCGCTCGCGCGGATCCGCGGCCACGTGGATCGACTGGTCTTGCTCGACCACGTCTCGACCGGCGACTCCTACGAGGTCGAGGCGTGGCGGATGCGCTTCCCGTCGCGGGAGGAGTTCCGCGCGCTGGTGGAGGGCGCCGGCTTTCGGATCGTGCACGACGAGGAGAACGACGTGCCCTGGGTCACCGCCGCCCGGTACTGGCTCCGGCGCGTCCGCGCGCGCTTCCCGGAGGGCCCGCCGGACGGTCAGTTCCGCTTGCTCCACGACCTCTGTCAGCAGCTCGTGATTCTCGACGGCTCGCCCACCCGGAGCCGGCTGATCGTCGCCGAGTGA
- a CDS encoding peptidase domain-containing ABC transporter, translated as MSAVREESGARAMMALLDAHGVPFDPDDVRARLTLPGGLPNLHALGRAAEARGLVASAGTLRDPSELDALPLPAIVALSDRYVVVRGRRGGRVDLFDPLEGARFMDDDALRAAWTGQALFVRDERPLLTTRASDGGALRRYARYATLLTGSRRLLVRTALIAVVAVTLGLATPVLNGAIVDLAVHDREGSLLLGLVVGLALCQATYLALRTLEAMLLAQLDVHLELRLATLVSRHALGTPHRTDSTVGRILASFHEIGRIRDALSGEPIEVLVSLLQTTCFSLFLFVYHWSLPLVPVIAGAATFALTRVVARRYRALYGRLFDTRKRQQGLTSEQLEGIATLKSLDATTYARHRWERLNVEGAELERRGIVLRAGLGFGVGGAAQLAVTGATYLAVTLAFEGALSPGEVLTVSQLVTLAVSPLVLLARALDTLQQTDVSFRKLDELFDEPLEVEEPGADAWPRPVRGALRLRGVHFRYAPGAPWVLEDVDLEIAPGERVALVGRSGSGKSTLAHLLQGLLRPTRGELAVDGVPSRSLSRGAIRRAVGLVGQDGHLFAGTIADNIAYGVDTPDLAAVEDAARAVGAHEFIALLPRGYETELAEGGAGLSGGQRQRLCMARCLYRDPAILIFDEATSALDSETERAIVEHLPEIARGRTVVTIAHRLDTIRDADRILVLEGGRIVEEGEHAALLDAGGAYASLFDHQRQLLEG; from the coding sequence ATGAGCGCCGTGCGCGAGGAGTCCGGAGCTCGGGCCATGATGGCGCTCCTCGATGCGCACGGCGTCCCCTTCGACCCCGACGACGTGCGCGCGCGGCTCACGCTCCCGGGCGGCCTGCCCAACCTCCACGCGCTGGGCCGGGCGGCCGAGGCGCGCGGCCTCGTCGCGAGCGCGGGCACCCTGCGCGACCCCTCGGAGCTGGACGCGCTGCCCCTGCCCGCGATCGTCGCCCTGTCCGATCGCTACGTCGTCGTGCGCGGACGACGCGGTGGCCGCGTGGACCTCTTCGACCCGCTAGAGGGCGCGCGATTCATGGACGACGACGCGCTCCGCGCCGCCTGGACGGGCCAGGCGCTGTTCGTGCGCGACGAGCGCCCCCTGCTCACCACGCGCGCGTCCGACGGCGGCGCGCTCCGCCGCTACGCCCGCTACGCCACCCTCCTCACGGGCTCGCGGCGGCTGCTCGTGCGCACCGCGCTCATCGCGGTGGTCGCCGTCACGCTCGGCCTCGCCACACCGGTCCTCAACGGCGCCATCGTCGACCTCGCGGTGCACGATCGCGAGGGCTCTCTGCTGCTGGGTCTCGTCGTCGGGCTGGCGCTCTGCCAGGCGACCTACCTGGCGCTCCGCACCCTCGAGGCGATGCTCCTGGCTCAGCTCGACGTCCACCTCGAGCTGCGCCTCGCGACGCTCGTCTCGCGCCACGCGCTGGGCACCCCGCACCGGACCGACTCGACCGTCGGCCGGATTCTCGCGTCGTTCCACGAGATCGGCCGAATCCGAGACGCGCTGTCGGGCGAGCCGATCGAGGTCCTCGTCAGCCTGCTCCAGACAACTTGCTTCAGCCTCTTCCTCTTCGTCTACCACTGGAGCCTTCCGCTCGTCCCCGTGATCGCGGGCGCCGCGACGTTCGCGCTCACCCGGGTCGTGGCTCGACGCTACCGCGCGCTCTACGGGCGCCTCTTCGACACTCGCAAGCGTCAACAGGGGCTGACCTCGGAGCAGCTCGAAGGGATCGCGACCCTGAAGAGCCTGGACGCGACCACGTACGCGCGTCATCGCTGGGAGCGCCTCAACGTCGAGGGGGCCGAGCTGGAGCGGCGCGGCATCGTCCTGCGCGCCGGCCTGGGCTTCGGTGTGGGCGGAGCGGCCCAGCTCGCCGTCACGGGCGCCACCTACCTCGCCGTGACGCTCGCCTTCGAAGGCGCGCTCTCCCCCGGCGAGGTGCTCACCGTCAGCCAGCTCGTCACGCTCGCCGTGAGCCCGCTGGTCCTCCTCGCGCGAGCCCTCGACACCCTGCAGCAGACCGACGTCAGCTTTCGGAAGCTCGACGAGCTGTTCGACGAGCCGCTCGAGGTCGAGGAGCCCGGCGCCGACGCGTGGCCACGACCGGTCCGGGGCGCGCTGCGCCTCCGCGGCGTCCACTTCCGGTACGCGCCCGGCGCGCCGTGGGTCCTCGAGGACGTCGACCTCGAGATCGCGCCGGGCGAGCGCGTCGCGCTCGTGGGCCGGAGCGGCTCCGGCAAGTCGACCCTGGCGCACCTCCTCCAAGGGCTCCTCCGGCCGACGCGTGGGGAGCTCGCGGTCGACGGCGTTCCGTCACGCTCGCTCAGCCGGGGCGCGATCCGCCGCGCGGTGGGCCTGGTCGGCCAGGATGGTCACCTCTTCGCGGGGACGATCGCAGACAACATCGCGTACGGAGTCGACACGCCCGACCTCGCCGCGGTCGAGGACGCTGCGCGCGCGGTCGGCGCGCACGAGTTCATCGCGCTGCTGCCGCGCGGATACGAGACGGAGCTGGCCGAGGGGGGCGCTGGGCTCTCCGGTGGGCAGCGCCAGCGCCTGTGCATGGCGCGCTGTCTCTACCGGGACCCCGCGATCCTGATCTTCGACGAAGCCACCAGCGCGCTGGACTCGGAGACCGAGCGAGCGATCGTCGAGCACCTGCCCGAGATCGCGCGCGGCCGCACCGTCGTCACGATCGCGCACCGGCTCGACACGATCCGGGACGCCGATCGCATCCTCGTCCTCGAGGGCGGCCGGATCGTCGAGGAGGGCGAGCACGCCGCGCTGCTCGACGCGGGCGGCGCGTACGCCTCGCTCTTCGACCACCAGCGGCAGCTGCTCGAGGGCTGA
- a CDS encoding HlyD family efflux transporter periplasmic adaptor subunit has protein sequence MSEQPQDPGRDALQFDPGSAAWVTSELVARPPSRWSRLVLYGMALAVAGGVVAAARIEVPRRVSMTGRVSLEPAAVEARALSGGRVQEVVVSRGRRVARGEALVRLERDVGEEARARIQRLVRRPRPGAHELEADLAALEGRRDDLARAGLLSAVERVAAAARDREEADLQVALARLAEEADRNRQRFVVPAPIDGLVRRVDVRAGAIVPAGAPCATVAPPESAWTARVMSSEHAARVREGSAVRLTSDGLTAPVEGRVRACAREASSADLECVVTIPSPPEGLPDGAEVMAEVDAGRATLLSVISSRLAGPR, from the coding sequence ATGTCCGAGCAGCCTCAGGATCCAGGCCGAGACGCCCTCCAGTTCGATCCGGGCTCGGCCGCGTGGGTGACGTCGGAGCTCGTCGCGCGCCCGCCCTCGCGCTGGAGCCGGCTCGTCCTCTACGGGATGGCGCTCGCGGTGGCGGGGGGCGTCGTGGCCGCCGCGCGGATCGAGGTGCCGCGTCGGGTGAGCATGACCGGCCGCGTGTCGCTCGAGCCCGCAGCCGTCGAGGCGCGCGCGCTGAGCGGCGGGCGGGTGCAGGAGGTCGTCGTGAGCCGCGGGCGGCGCGTCGCGCGGGGGGAGGCGCTCGTGAGGCTCGAGCGCGACGTCGGCGAGGAGGCGCGCGCGCGGATCCAGCGCCTCGTGCGGCGTCCCCGCCCAGGCGCCCACGAGCTCGAAGCCGACCTCGCGGCGCTGGAGGGGCGCCGCGACGACCTCGCCCGCGCCGGCCTCCTCTCGGCCGTCGAGCGGGTCGCGGCCGCGGCACGCGACCGCGAAGAGGCGGACCTCCAGGTGGCGCTCGCGCGGCTGGCGGAGGAGGCCGACCGGAACCGTCAGCGGTTCGTGGTGCCGGCCCCGATCGACGGACTCGTGCGCCGCGTCGACGTGCGCGCGGGCGCGATCGTCCCGGCGGGCGCCCCATGCGCCACCGTCGCGCCGCCAGAGAGCGCGTGGACCGCGCGGGTGATGTCGTCGGAGCACGCGGCGCGCGTCCGAGAGGGGTCCGCGGTCCGGCTGACGTCGGACGGGCTGACCGCGCCGGTCGAGGGGCGCGTCCGCGCGTGCGCGCGCGAGGCGTCGAGCGCCGACCTGGAGTGCGTGGTGACGATCCCGTCCCCACCCGAAGGGCTCCCCGATGGAGCGGAGGTGATGGCCGAAGTGGACGCCGGGCGCGCGACGCTGCTGAGCGTGATCTCGAGCCGCCTCGCCGGGCCGCGATGA